AAGTCTGAGATTGAGAATGTAGATATTCGTGTTCCAGAAGTGGatactatttatttttgcttcatcCAACAAACAGGTAGACCGTCATTTGAGAAAATTGGACCAGGAACTCGCTAAATTTAAAATGGAACTTGAAGCAGATAATGctggaattacagaaatattaGAGAGACGTAAGTATGCATGATTTTCTTTAAGAACCTGACAGACTTTCTGTCAATTTGCAAAATTAAAGTATCATGCACTTGTTAGTGGCTGCCAGTCTTTTCACCTGTGTTTTAACCCACTTTTCATCAGTGATTCTCAAATTTTGGTTTCAACCTCAATTTATACCAGTGAAATCAAAATACTAATTAATGAGCTAAGTAATAGAATAATTTTTGCGCACAACTGTTGTCCTTGTGAATTGCTACAGTAAGATACATAATTATTTAAACCTGTTTTTAATGACTGTAGATCATTAGTACTTTGGTCTAAGCATGCCACTTACCCAGTTGCAAGGGTACCATTTCATCCTTGAACTGATTGCCACCAAACTAAGGAGTGTCATTATTTTAGTTTTGCATGTACTTGgtggttttctcttttaaaggGGTGAGAATGGGTTGTTCTGTAATGGGCCAGTGAGGTAAAAGCATTTTAGGTAAGAAACTTGCATGTTAAATGCAACCATACTGGTATTCAGaatgtaaatgaaaatgtaaagttATAGTTTTTTGCCAGCTTGGTGTAGAAGAATCTGGTTTATCGGCATTTGGACATCAAATTCAAATGTGATAAATTCACAAGTTGATTTAACTGCTGTGATTATGGAGGCAGTGGCTGTACTCATAACCAAAGATAGTGAAAATTGTCTTAAGTCTCTTGGGGATATTAGGAATAAGTATTCTTTCTTGGAACTTTTTGTGACTGTGTTGTATAAGCTGGAACTTTGGGGCTAAACAGGCACTAAAAAGGAAACTCTAACTTAAATGCTATTAATTGACTAGCAGTTACAGAAGAGGACTAGTTGATTTTAGTTTAAATCCCAGCTGGTTTTAGGGTGTGATGCTACCTTCTGTTGAACCATGTGTTTGGAGAGGTTGCTAGATAGAATTTCAATAATTCAAAATAGAGAAGTACTAGACTGCATGTTATATCTTCaaggtttgtttggtttgagacttctgttttcttgtttgtttttaaataaagctaAAAGTAAGAGACttaatatttttagttttcagaGTAAAAACATAAGGTTGAAGTCCCGCCAGAGGGCAGCCTTTGGGCAAGTTCATAATGTGATTGAAGTTCGTTCAGCCAAAATAGCTCCTTAGGCTTTGATCCTCTTCTAGAATAACTATATTTAAACATTTGTAATACTTACGTATTACTCATATACTCATGTATGtcagtgctttttaaaagcactggaagaggtaaagaaatgctgaagctacagattttgaaaaatgaatgtgaattgctttcttgttttgtcttctgtgaAAATTTAAGTTGGTAGGTATTGCAACTACAAAATTTTTTGTTAGAAATAGACACACAAAATACTGTATATTGTTCTAAATTTATAGTCAAAGCCTCTCCTGTCCTGTGATTATTTAGCCTCATCTTACAAGACATTTTATTCTTAGACATAGACTTGGATTTATGCTCGTCTGACTTGttccttttttggggggaggatgggggtaagtttgttgttgttttgttgtttttgtgggtttttttgtttggttttggggtttttttgtattgttGCTCTGTGTCTTTTGAATGTTAAGAAAATATGGATGATGATTTGCAGCCCTTTCTTTTGAATGTTAAATCATCTTGGAAGATGAAACTGCTGTTTCTTGAGTTTTCACTGAATGCGACAAGGTAGACTCAGTGGGACCAGATCCCTTGTTTATACAATTTACATTGTTCAGTCTTCATATTGGTGTAGATTGTCAGTAGTTTTGGTGCAGCCATTCTGCAGCTCATTTCAGTAAGTGGCATGTTGAGGGCAATGTTGGTTGTTCTCATTTGCCTTGATTTTAAGTTCTTGATTTCAACAGTTGGACAGTAGCAGTCACCAATTTTTATTTGAGAACTAATCTCACTGGCTCCTGGTTGTACTGTGGAAAGGGTTTTCAACTCtaacaaatttttttctgattaaaataaatataactaCATTGTGATTTggttaatattttaaagattcCTTTAGTATGTAAAAGTTAAAACAGTGCCAACTCTCAATTTTTGTGTCCTTCTTACCTCCCTCTTTAGGGTCTCTGGAGCTGGATAcgccagcacagcctgtgaaTAACCATCACTCCCATTCTCACACTCCAGTAGAGAGTAAGTATTTGAAACTTAAAAAGATGGCCACTTTTTAtgtttcctttggtttttttgttcagtaGTATCAGGATAAAGATGGttcagaacttttttccctccatcattgcagggagaaaacaaaacataataaataataatgtctTTAAGAAGAAGTGCAAGAATGAAATAGGCTTTGCTGGTGGGAATTAGTTGAAAGTGATAGCATAATTTGACTTTGAAGCTGAATAGATTTTACACTGAAGTTCccttcatttatttcatttagaaaGGAAACACAATCCATCTTCTCACCATAGTACAACAGATCATGTTCCTGAAAAGAAGTTCAAATCTGAAGCTCTTCTATCTACCCTGACTTCAGATGCTTCTAAAGAAAATACACCAGGTAATCCTAATTGTCTTTCCTTTCATTGCTTTTTAATCAGAAGAAGGGAAACTTAATTGTATTTGTGAGTTAGTcttctgaaatcacagaatcacggaGTAGGTGAGGTTGGAACGGACCCCAGTGGATCATCTggtgcagcctccctgctcgagcagggtcatcctagagcaccTTGCAAAGGATTGTGTACAGacagttcttgaatatctccagtgagggagactctacaaactctctgggcaacctgttcctaTGCTACCTGTCCTGTGTGTGGCCACCTGCAcagtgaagaagttcttccttaTATTCAGTTGGAACTTCTTGTGCATCAGGTTCTGCCTGTTGCCctttgtcctattgcttggcgCCCTAAGCAGAGCCTGGTTCCATCCCCTTggcaccctcccttcagatactgataGACAGTGATGTCTTCTCTTCTCGATGCTCAACAgactcagctccctcagcctttcctcataagtGAGATGCTCCAGTACCTTAATCATCTTTTTCTCATTCCACTGTACCTATTCCAGGAATTCCATGtctcttgtactgaggagcccagaactgggcacagcagtCCAGACGCAGCTTTGCTAGGGCTGAGTAGAGGGtcaggatcacctccctcaacctgctggcagtgctctttctcatgcaccccaggacaccatTGGCCTTCTTTGcccccaggggacactgctgcctcagggacagTTTGTTGTCCACCAAGACCCTGAGGTCTTTCTCCGCAGGGTGGCTTTTCAGCAGGTCAGCCCACAGCTGGTGCTGTTGCATGGGGTTATTACTCTCCAGGTGCACTGCACTTCCCTTTGTGGAATTTCTAGACCCTATGGTCTAGACCTTCTGGGGTCTGCCATTCAGCCAGTCCTCAATCAGAGGCTGATACACCTTTCCTTGGGATTTTCAATCACTTGAAACATAAAAAATCGCAGGCATTCTTACTCATCTGTGTTGTCCATGAAGTGTGTCTGCTTTGTTGTCATTTCACAGCTGTATGATggctatttctttttatttacacTTTGAGGAAGATAACAGTACAGTTTTGTGCAATTAGTAGTAGAAATATAAGAGATCAAtgcattattttcagaaaaaaatgcataccACAATTTCCAAAGtaagggaaaattattttcacaccTATTTTTTGAGAGTTGgtccaaaaataaaattctttcatGTGTTGTCTATGtcaaaaaagaaatctttttgaATAGTGactaaaaaaacctaaacttTCCTGCCTATTCTCAATATTAAAGtgtttcataatttcttttctgaaaataaaagactAAGGAGTTAGTCAGCTACCTTGTTTTGTAGTTCAGTAATGTTTGTCAGTTTTAAGCAGTTTCAGTCATGtctatttcagttttcttttgaagaaactTCACATGTGCCTGCAAATAAAATGTAGCTATATTTGAGCAGCTGTCATTCTGCAGATGACCCTGGAAATTGTGTTGCATTAAAACTGATCTGTAGTTTTTAGAATTAAAACTGTTGAAATTTTTACCTCAGAAACAGTATAGGTGCATAATCATTCTTACCCTCTTCTTGATGATTATGGTAGAGAATAGAGAGAGATTATATAGAGATTTGTTTCAATATAGGCATATGTATAGCAGCTGCATTTGTTCTTTGATAGCTGAGTATCATAGTGGGAGCTGTCTTTCTAAAAGGACTCCTTGCATATGAGGATAGATAGGGaacaaacttcttttttttttaccccataAACAAATACTGACTGTGTCTAATTACTTCTAAAACCTTTTTTCCAAATCATTAGACTACTCCAATGCGTAAACAGAGTTCCTACTCTTTCACTGGTTGTCATATAACTCTTCTTAAAATGCAAAGGAATTTAGTTTCATTTTGAATTTCATAAATGTGTTCTATTCATCAAGGGTGTCGAAACAGTAATTCATCATCCTCTTCAAACAATGCATACAATACAAACTCTTCTCAACCATTGGCATCATATAACCTGGGCTCATTATCTTCAGGATCCGGGGCCGGTGCAATAACCATGGCAGCAGCTCAAGCAGTGCAAGCCACAGCACAGGTAATGTCAAAATATTCTTGTCATACTGCCGTCCTCTTAAGATTAAGAAGAAAGGCTAGTGACTGcgggttttttgttgttgttttaaaaatctgaattcccATTATCACTTTCAGCTGATGTGATTCAGTTCTTATATTAGAATTTTATTAATGTGCGACAATTTCATTCTGTATAACTTGCCTAAAGGGACAGCTTGTTTTCTGACTTTTCCTGGAAGATATTCTCACACATTTAACTGCTTTCTGTACATAATTTCATTAACAAGGTAACGAGTGAACCTGTGCACATAATTAGCAGTTAGCAGCCTTATGTAGGAGCTTTACTGCATAATCTGATACAATATCAGTATTCCTTTCAGATGAAGGAGGGAAGACGAACATCCAGTCTAAAAGCCAGCTATGAAGCATTTAAGAACAATGATTTTCAGCTTGGAAGAGAATTTTCATTGTCCAGAGATTCAGCTGGATATTCGTCATCAGCTCTGGCATCTACATTAACTCAGACGTTAAGTTCATCAACCTCAGATTCACGAAGTGGCAGAAAAAGCAAGTAGGTTTTCTTACTTGTTGACTGTAATTAAAACTTTCAAGACAGCTGaggtttcttttaaaaggtCATGGGCCATACtagaaatacatttcatttaatGTCTGTGGGGGGAAATCAGCAGAAGGTAGTTACTGCCTGTTGGCCATTTTTTGTTCAGGGCTGTGTTCTTTAGACTCCCACTTCTTTAAGCAAACTTACTCCATTGATTTGCTTTTTTATCTGAGAGACAAAGTGTCTtcccacatttttctgtgttttggagaGATTAGATCTAACAGCAAATGTTGGGAATTACTGTGCAATGGTTTGTAGAtggttttgaaataatttggaGATCTGTTTGATTCCAGTTTCAAGTAAACATGACACTTGCTAATGACTGACTGTCTAGAACAGGGAATGAATTTTGCTTCTGAttgaaatgaagttttaaaacatttttaacaacACAATGTCACCACACATTCAACAATCAGAACTTGTACTTGAAAGACCTTGTCTCGAAATGTCCATCCTTTTAAATTgattggagtttttttcttcattcaaatTTGTGTGTGTTCACAACTCAGTTAATAATGctgttttagaaatatttttcatctatgAATATCTTGGGTGTCAGGTCTGACCTATAAGCAAATGCAGAGAAATTTTATTCTGGCACCATTCCTATGGAGTGATTGCTGATGCCTGAATGGAGATTAACAGAGAATCGGTCATTTTCAAAACAGTTATCTGTTGTACATGACATATGACATTATTTATAtgtaaatttctgttttattggtGACATAATTTTTATTAGGACTTGACACCAAGGCTGTTGATGGAAAACTTcatgaagaaaagcatttgttAAAGCCACTTGACAGTTTAGAGCTGTTAAATTCCATTGATTAGAACAGCGTGTTTTGCACTTGTAAGCTGGTATGActtgtttccttttccaagaGCATTCAGTGGGTGCATTCCAGTGCTTGCAGTGGTTGAATGAAATGTGATAGTGAAGGATAGCTTTGGGATTTACATACTGCAGTATTTCAGAGTCAACCAAGTACTTGTTTAGTGATTCTTTCACTTGGCAGGATATAAATAATGtgtgctattttttccttttttttactcttcctcagaaacaacaacaaatcgTCAAGTCAGCAGTCCTCCTCGTCATCATCTTCTTCCTCTCTATCATCATGTTCTTCTTCATCTGCTCTGGCGCAAGAACTGTCTCAGCAAACAGCAGTAATACCAGAGTCTGATTCCAATAGCCAGGTTGATTGGACCTATGATCCAAATGAGCCACGTTACTGTATTTGTAATCAGGTAAGGATGGCCCCCAAATTGAAATACAACTACAGCTGCTGTTTTGATGTAGCTGAACTTCCTTCTCTGAATGCTAATTTTGAAAAAACTGTACTTTTACTCTCAAACTTCTGATCTGTATTATATCCTTACTGGTGATGTGAATAATGAGCTGTTGAAGCTAAAAATAGTTAATTTTTTAGTGATGTGATATCCTTGAAGAGTTTTAAATCTGGTAATGGAGACTTCaggaataattaaattaaaaaattgaggGGGTTCACAGTGAATTTATCCAATCTAGAATATGCAGACGTATCTTCTTTTGTATAAGCAATTTTGATAATCAGTTCACTATAAACGTGATGGTGTTTGGGTTGTGtaacaaaagtaaaatgaaaatgttgttaTTGCTATTAATGGAA
This genomic interval from Catharus ustulatus isolate bCatUst1 chromosome 4, bCatUst1.pri.v2, whole genome shotgun sequence contains the following:
- the ING3 gene encoding inhibitor of growth protein 3 isoform X1; its protein translation is MPAGMPAGTLTGPGPLTGRNDNAWQDAQSPSGSPSRDYTSRDAARQSRAAVCVSGASSQSRRGRGERRPPPILFSLSRGAGVVGGGAILEGTSARSRAAPGRGPGRRHAVPGGLSGDDRAASHGSARQVHRDARDGPADAMDQLEQRVNEFFMNAKKNKPEWREEQMTSIKKDYYKALEDADEKVQLANQIYDLVDRHLRKLDQELAKFKMELEADNAGITEILERRSLELDTPAQPVNNHHSHSHTPVEKRKHNPSSHHSTTDHVPEKKFKSEALLSTLTSDASKENTPGCRNSNSSSSSNNAYNTNSSQPLASYNLGSLSSGSGAGAITMAAAQAVQATAQMKEGRRTSSLKASYEAFKNNDFQLGREFSLSRDSAGYSSSALASTLTQTLSSSTSDSRSGRKSKNNNKSSSQQSSSSSSSSSLSSCSSSSALAQELSQQTAVIPESDSNSQVDWTYDPNEPRYCICNQVSYGEMVGCDNQDCPIEWFHYGCVGLTEAPKGKWYCPQCTAAMKRRGSRHK
- the ING3 gene encoding inhibitor of growth protein 3 isoform X4; this encodes MLYLEDYLEMIEQLPMDLRDRFTEMREMDLQVQNAMDQLEQRVNEFFMNAKKNKPEWREEQMTSIKKDYYKALEDADEKVQLANQIYDLVDRHLRKLDQELAKFKMELEADNAGITEILERRSLELDTPAQPVNNHHSHSHTPVEKRKHNPSSHHSTTDHVPEKKFKSEALLSTLTSDASKENTPGSGAGAITMAAAQAVQATAQMKEGRRTSSLKASYEAFKNNDFQLGREFSLSRDSAGYSSSALASTLTQTLSSSTSDSRSGRKSKNNNKSSSQQSSSSSSSSSLSSCSSSSALAQELSQQTAVIPESDSNSQVDWTYDPNEPRYCICNQVSYGEMVGCDNQDCPIEWFHYGCVGLTEAPKGKWYCPQCTAAMKRRGSRHK
- the ING3 gene encoding inhibitor of growth protein 3 isoform X3; translation: MLYLEDYLEMIEQLPMDLRDRFTEMREMDLQVQNAMDQLEQRVNEFFMNAKKNKPEWREEQMTSIKKDYYKALEDADEKVQLANQIYDLVDRHLRKLDQELAKFKMELEADNAGITEILERRSLELDTPAQPVNNHHSHSHTPVEKRKHNPSSHHSTTDHVPEKKFKSEALLSTLTSDASKENTPGCRNSNSSSSSNNAYNTNSSQPLASYNLGSLSSGSGAGAITMAAAQAVQATAQMKEGRRTSSLKASYEAFKNNDFQLGREFSLSRDSAGYSSSALASTLTQTLSSSTSDSRSGRKSKNNNKSSSQQSSSSSSSSSLSSCSSSSALAQELSQQTAVIPESDSNSQVDWTYDPNEPRYCICNQVSYGEMVGCDNQDCPIEWFHYGCVGLTEAPKGKWYCPQCTAAMKRRGSRHK
- the ING3 gene encoding inhibitor of growth protein 3 isoform X5; amino-acid sequence: MDQLEQRVNEFFMNAKKNKPEWREEQMTSIKKDYYKALEDADEKVQLANQIYDLVDRHLRKLDQELAKFKMELEADNAGITEILERRSLELDTPAQPVNNHHSHSHTPVEKRKHNPSSHHSTTDHVPEKKFKSEALLSTLTSDASKENTPGCRNSNSSSSSNNAYNTNSSQPLASYNLGSLSSGSGAGAITMAAAQAVQATAQMKEGRRTSSLKASYEAFKNNDFQLGREFSLSRDSAGYSSSALASTLTQTLSSSTSDSRSGRKSKNNNKSSSQQSSSSSSSSSLSSCSSSSALAQELSQQTAVIPESDSNSQVDWTYDPNEPRYCICNQVSYGEMVGCDNQDCPIEWFHYGCVGLTEAPKGKWYCPQCTAAMKRRGSRHK